Proteins from a genomic interval of Marinifilum sp. JC120:
- a CDS encoding RtcB family protein, which translates to MNIKLLKQEAPCRWRMDKYGSMRVDAVFFGDKNIILELDDTTVSQVRDVASLPGVVGPVCAMPDAHSGYGFPIGGVGAFDEKHGVVSAGGVGFDISCGVRTLTTGLTRQDLITCDEKLEDLLFKQIPSGTGVGGDIILEGDLLDEMLLGGASWAVGQGMGQPEDLGRIEGNGRNEFADPKKVPQRAKQRMRNQLGSLGSGNHYLEVQYVEEIYDAAKAAAFGVGIDDVVVSIHCGSRGLGHQIAKDYLPMMAEAAPDFDIKLPHRDIACAPIQSKLGQDYLGAMGAGINCALANRQVITHLVRQCFADLLPQADLRLLYDVSHNTCQREEFKINGKKRNLWVHRKGATRALGPDHPELPREFKKHGQPVIIGGSMGTASYILAGTKQAAEISFSSCCHGAGRVMSRTKARKNFKGNKIQKELGRHGIIIRSGSIKGIAEEAPLAYKDVNMIVESTQAAGISEKVARLRPILCIKG; encoded by the coding sequence ATGAATATCAAATTACTCAAACAAGAAGCCCCCTGCCGCTGGCGCATGGATAAATACGGCTCCATGCGAGTGGACGCTGTATTTTTTGGAGACAAAAACATTATCCTTGAACTGGACGATACCACAGTCTCGCAGGTGCGTGATGTGGCTTCACTTCCGGGCGTGGTCGGCCCGGTCTGCGCTATGCCGGACGCCCATTCCGGTTACGGCTTTCCCATCGGTGGGGTCGGTGCCTTTGATGAGAAACACGGGGTGGTTTCTGCTGGCGGGGTCGGTTTTGATATTTCCTGCGGCGTGCGTACCCTGACCACCGGACTGACCCGGCAGGACTTGATCACCTGCGATGAAAAACTTGAAGATTTGCTTTTTAAACAAATACCATCAGGAACGGGCGTTGGCGGTGATATTATCCTTGAAGGCGACCTGCTGGATGAAATGCTGCTCGGCGGTGCTTCTTGGGCGGTAGGTCAGGGCATGGGACAACCGGAGGACCTCGGCAGGATTGAGGGAAATGGCAGAAATGAATTTGCCGATCCGAAAAAAGTTCCGCAAAGGGCCAAACAACGTATGCGCAATCAGCTGGGATCGCTGGGTTCCGGCAACCACTATCTGGAAGTGCAGTATGTGGAAGAAATTTATGATGCGGCAAAAGCTGCGGCCTTCGGCGTCGGAATTGATGATGTGGTGGTCAGCATTCATTGCGGGTCGCGCGGCCTGGGGCACCAGATTGCCAAAGATTACCTGCCCATGATGGCAGAAGCAGCGCCCGATTTCGACATCAAACTACCCCACCGCGATATTGCCTGTGCCCCTATACAGTCAAAATTAGGTCAAGACTACCTTGGGGCCATGGGAGCAGGCATTAACTGCGCCCTTGCCAACCGTCAGGTAATCACCCACCTTGTGCGCCAATGCTTTGCCGATCTTTTACCGCAGGCTGATTTGCGACTGCTTTATGATGTGAGTCACAACACCTGCCAGCGTGAGGAATTTAAAATAAACGGCAAAAAGCGCAATCTCTGGGTACACCGCAAGGGAGCAACCCGCGCACTGGGGCCGGACCACCCGGAACTGCCCCGTGAATTCAAGAAACACGGCCAGCCGGTAATTATCGGTGGCAGCATGGGTACAGCCTCCTACATCCTTGCCGGAACAAAACAGGCTGCGGAAATCTCATTTTCTTCATGCTGCCACGGAGCCGGACGGGTTATGAGCCGAACCAAAGCGCGCAAGAATTTCAAAGGAAATAAAATCCAAAAAGAACTCGGCAGGCACGGAATCATCATTCGCAGCGGCTCAATCAAAGGTATTGCCGAGGAAGCCCCTCTTGCCTACAAGGATGTTAATATGATTGTCGAATCAACCCAAGCCGCCGGAATATCTGAAAAGGTTGCCCGATTGCGACCGATTTTATGCATAAAAGGCTGA
- a CDS encoding Hpt domain-containing protein, which produces MENIEAINKDWLASMVSTKKEFLTKLFAVFLHDEPARVVKIREAFEAGQMDELKYLAHSLKGAAATMGADRVREACLNLEYSARDEDTELSKKNLHILEDEMKLVYDFMSEFIK; this is translated from the coding sequence ATGGAAAATATTGAAGCAATCAACAAAGACTGGCTGGCCTCCATGGTCTCCACCAAAAAAGAATTCCTGACCAAGCTTTTTGCCGTATTCCTGCACGATGAGCCTGCGCGGGTAGTCAAGATAAGGGAAGCCTTCGAAGCCGGACAAATGGACGAACTGAAATACCTTGCCCACTCTCTTAAAGGCGCCGCCGCCACCATGGGAGCCGACAGAGTCCGTGAAGCCTGTCTGAATTTGGAATACAGTGCCCGCGACGAAGACACGGAACTCTCAAAAAAGAACCTGCATATTCTTGAAGACGAAATGAAACTTGTTTACGATTTCATGAGCGAGTTCATTAAGTAA